Proteins from a single region of Rubeoparvulum massiliense:
- a CDS encoding acetylornithine transaminase, which produces MSALFPTYQRWDLEITHGEGAWVTARDGKRYLDFIAGIAVCNLGHRHPKVLEAVHAQLDQVWHVSNLFQNSLQEEVAERLVQHSSGDRVFFCNSGAEANEAAIKLARKATGKWKIITFEQSFHGRTFATMAATGQDKVKVGYGPMLPTFVYVPYNDVEQLQQAMDQETAAIMLEVIQGEGGVNPGDPSFIQAAEQLCREYGALLIVDEVQTGIGRTGKPFAYQHYGISPDIISVAKGLGNGFPVGAVIGKEQLLEAFGPGSHGSTFGGNPLAMAAANATLQVIFEESFLQDVVAKGEYLKKQLEARLAGLPGLQEIRGQGLILGIETSFEVAPLLAIMREKQLLTLGAGPHVIRLLPPIIVSKEEMDEAVDRIMAAWKEYMN; this is translated from the coding sequence ATGAGTGCGTTATTTCCAACATATCAGCGCTGGGATCTAGAGATTACCCATGGGGAGGGTGCTTGGGTCACCGCCCGTGATGGGAAACGCTATCTTGACTTTATCGCAGGTATTGCCGTCTGTAATCTAGGCCATCGTCATCCGAAGGTGCTTGAAGCAGTCCATGCCCAATTAGATCAGGTATGGCATGTCTCCAATCTTTTTCAAAATTCCTTGCAAGAGGAGGTGGCAGAGCGTCTCGTTCAGCATAGCTCTGGTGATCGGGTCTTTTTCTGCAATAGTGGGGCAGAAGCCAATGAAGCGGCGATTAAACTAGCGCGAAAGGCAACAGGAAAATGGAAAATCATCACCTTCGAGCAGTCCTTCCATGGCAGGACCTTCGCGACCATGGCTGCCACCGGTCAGGATAAGGTGAAGGTTGGCTACGGACCCATGTTACCTACCTTCGTCTATGTCCCCTATAACGATGTGGAACAGCTTCAGCAAGCGATGGATCAGGAAACAGCAGCCATCATGTTAGAGGTGATTCAAGGGGAAGGCGGCGTGAATCCTGGGGATCCCTCCTTTATCCAAGCAGCAGAGCAGCTGTGCAGAGAGTATGGAGCCTTGCTCATTGTAGATGAGGTGCAGACAGGGATCGGGAGAACAGGTAAACCCTTTGCCTATCAGCATTATGGAATATCTCCAGATATCATCAGCGTGGCCAAGGGATTAGGGAATGGTTTTCCAGTGGGCGCAGTGATTGGGAAGGAACAGCTATTGGAGGCCTTTGGTCCAGGAAGTCATGGCTCCACCTTTGGCGGGAACCCTTTAGCCATGGCAGCAGCTAATGCTACCCTGCAAGTGATCTTTGAAGAGAGCTTTCTCCAAGATGTGGTGGCAAAAGGTGAGTATCTGAAAAAGCAATTAGAAGCGCGGCTTGCTGGTTTACCAGGCTTGCAGGAGATCCGGGGGCAAGGCTTAATCCTGGGGATTGAGACCTCGTTTGAGGTAGCGCCACTCCTTGCTATAATGCGGGAAAAACAACTACTGACATTGGGCGCAGGTCCTCATGTGATCCGTCTCTTACCTCCAATCATTGTATCGAAGGAGGAGATGGATGAAGCGGTGGATCGGATTATGGCGGCTTGGAAAGAGTATATGAACTAG
- the argB gene encoding acetylglutamate kinase, whose amino-acid sequence MGEIGGEIIIVKCGGSVLESLSDEFFQSIKALKEAGKQPIIVHGGGPSIQQLLEQLKIESQFVDGLRKTSTAVLRVVDLVLSGELNGMLVRRLQKAGVAAVGLSGYDGGLLKAKAKDVERLGLVGEVMEVNASFLHQLLAMEMVPVIAPVAMGLDGADRYNVNADSAAGAIAAALGASKLLFVTDVAGIIINNQVIEEVTTADIHAMVADGTIYGGMLPKVEAALHSLQGGIHEAMIVSGLSSLMVGGEMMGTTIKKSTGVLE is encoded by the coding sequence ATGGGCGAAATTGGTGGCGAGATCATTATCGTCAAATGTGGAGGGAGCGTATTAGAGAGCCTATCTGATGAGTTTTTCCAAAGCATCAAAGCATTAAAGGAGGCAGGTAAGCAACCGATCATCGTTCATGGTGGCGGACCAAGCATTCAGCAGCTGCTGGAACAGTTAAAGATTGAGAGTCAATTCGTGGATGGGCTGAGAAAAACATCGACCGCGGTGCTACGTGTGGTGGATCTGGTTCTATCAGGAGAACTGAATGGAATGCTGGTTCGTCGTTTACAAAAGGCAGGGGTGGCTGCGGTGGGACTTTCAGGATATGATGGCGGTCTCCTCAAGGCGAAGGCCAAGGATGTGGAGCGACTAGGTCTCGTTGGTGAAGTGATGGAGGTGAATGCGTCCTTCCTCCATCAGTTGCTAGCCATGGAGATGGTTCCAGTCATCGCTCCAGTTGCCATGGGGCTAGACGGTGCCGATCGCTACAATGTTAATGCCGATTCGGCCGCTGGGGCTATTGCAGCAGCTCTAGGTGCCAGCAAGCTCCTCTTCGTCACTGATGTGGCAGGCATCATCATTAATAATCAGGTCATCGAGGAAGTGACCACTGCGGATATCCATGCCATGGTTGCTGATGGCACAATCTATGGCGGGATGCTCCCGAAGGTGGAGGCAGCGCTCCACAGTCTCCAGGGTGGTATCCATGAAGCGATGATTGTAAGTGGATTAAGCAGTCTAATGGTAGGAGGAGAAATGATGGGAACAACCATTAAGAAGAGTACGGGGGTGCTAGAATGA
- the argC gene encoding N-acetyl-gamma-glutamyl-phosphate reductase, with the protein MKVAVIGVTGYGGAELLRLLLAHPQFSVAAVYTSSQEGQRLDEIYPHLAGVNRTLEAIDAEVIAKQTDLVFTATPSGVSSQLVPHLLEAGCRVVDLSGDFRLKETELYEHWYGYGAAPKGWVDEGVYGLTEWEREEIQDACLVANPGCYPTATLLGLAPLVQEGVVEPASIIIDAKSGVSGAGRTPSLGNHYGEVNENLKIYKVNAHQHIPEIEQMLQKWGDEEPITFSTHLVPMTRGIMATIYATVNQEMTAERLWQLYAHYYAGEPFIRLRRAGTFPATKEVTGSNYCDLGLAYDERTGRITVVSVIDNLMKGAAGQAVQNANLMCGWDEALGLNFTPIYP; encoded by the coding sequence TTGAAAGTGGCCGTGATTGGTGTGACAGGGTATGGAGGTGCGGAGCTGCTGCGATTACTCTTAGCTCATCCCCAGTTTTCTGTAGCGGCGGTCTACACATCCTCGCAGGAGGGGCAACGCTTGGATGAGATTTACCCTCACTTGGCTGGGGTGAATCGAACGCTGGAAGCAATTGATGCGGAAGTCATTGCGAAGCAGACGGATCTGGTGTTCACAGCAACGCCGAGTGGGGTCTCCAGTCAATTAGTACCCCATCTGTTGGAGGCAGGTTGCCGGGTGGTGGACTTATCCGGAGATTTTCGCCTAAAGGAGACTGAATTATATGAACACTGGTATGGCTATGGGGCAGCACCGAAGGGCTGGGTTGATGAAGGAGTGTATGGTTTAACCGAGTGGGAACGGGAAGAGATTCAAGACGCATGTCTTGTGGCCAATCCAGGATGCTATCCTACCGCTACCTTACTGGGACTGGCTCCCCTTGTTCAGGAGGGTGTTGTGGAACCTGCCTCCATCATCATCGATGCTAAATCAGGGGTTTCTGGGGCAGGGCGTACACCTAGCCTCGGTAATCATTATGGTGAGGTGAATGAGAATCTAAAAATTTATAAAGTGAATGCCCACCAGCATATCCCAGAGATTGAGCAGATGTTGCAAAAATGGGGGGATGAAGAGCCCATCACCTTCAGCACGCATCTTGTACCCATGACGAGGGGAATTATGGCGACCATCTACGCAACAGTGAATCAAGAGATGACAGCAGAACGCCTATGGCAGCTCTATGCTCATTATTATGCAGGCGAGCCCTTTATCCGCTTACGACGAGCAGGAACCTTCCCAGCCACGAAGGAAGTGACAGGCTCAAACTATTGTGACCTTGGGCTCGCTTATGATGAACGGACAGGACGGATCACGGTTGTTAGTGTCATTGATAATTTAATGAAGGGTGCAGCAGGGCAGGCCGTTCAAAATGCCAACCTGATGTGTGGATGGGATGAAGCGTTAGGTTTGAACTTCACGCCCATCTATCCATAG
- a CDS encoding proline dehydrogenase family protein, which translates to MAEQLMKNFFLFMSKNRTLNQAAKKWGLKFGAARFVAGETVDQVIQKIRQLNEQGLECTVDYLGEFVSKVEEAEEMATMCIRTLEAIHEHGVKSNLSLKLTSLGLDIDRELCIRNMRGILDTARSHGNFVRIDMEDYSHLEVTLSILRQLREEGYENVGTVIQAYLYRTAEDVQALGEEGFNLRLVKGAYKEPATVAFPEKGDVDENYKKIIRMHLLSGAYTAIATHDEAMIQYTKQVVAEEEIPLDRFEFQMLYGIRSQRQLELAKEGYKMRVYVPYGNDWYGYFMRRLAERPANVAFVLKGMFKK; encoded by the coding sequence ATGGCAGAACAGTTGATGAAGAATTTTTTCTTATTCATGTCGAAAAATCGGACATTAAATCAAGCGGCAAAAAAATGGGGCTTGAAGTTTGGTGCAGCCCGCTTTGTGGCAGGGGAAACGGTGGATCAGGTGATCCAGAAGATCCGCCAATTGAATGAACAAGGCCTGGAATGTACGGTGGACTATCTCGGGGAGTTTGTCTCCAAGGTGGAGGAGGCAGAGGAGATGGCTACTATGTGTATTCGTACATTAGAGGCGATCCACGAACATGGGGTGAAGAGCAATCTTTCTTTAAAGCTGACCTCCTTAGGATTGGATATTGATCGGGAGCTCTGCATCCGTAATATGCGGGGGATCTTAGATACCGCCCGTTCCCATGGGAATTTCGTCCGCATCGATATGGAGGATTATTCCCATTTAGAGGTGACCCTCTCCATCTTACGCCAGCTTCGTGAGGAAGGTTATGAGAATGTAGGGACCGTAATTCAAGCATATCTATATCGAACAGCAGAGGATGTGCAGGCATTAGGGGAGGAGGGTTTCAATCTCCGCCTGGTGAAGGGAGCTTATAAGGAGCCAGCTACTGTCGCCTTCCCAGAGAAAGGCGATGTAGACGAGAATTATAAGAAGATCATCCGCATGCATCTCTTAAGCGGTGCCTATACCGCCATCGCCACCCATGATGAGGCGATGATTCAGTATACGAAGCAGGTGGTAGCGGAAGAGGAGATTCCTCTGGATCGTTTCGAGTTCCAGATGCTCTATGGCATCCGCTCCCAACGACAGCTGGAATTGGCGAAGGAAGGCTATAAGATGCGTGTCTATGTGCCCTATGGTAATGACTGGTATGGCTACTTCATGCGCCGTTTAGCCGAACGTCCAGCCAACGTGGCCTTTGTGTTGAAAGGTATGTTTAAAAAATAA
- a CDS encoding tetraprenyl-beta-curcumene synthase family protein: MGPFRLIRIIQKSVLPHTEEELDGWLERAKMIPSMELRKQAIASIQTKHFHCQGGTVYAALVAKEWRPSLIRLIVALQTISDYLDNLCDRSTSMDGAHFHQLHQAMLDAVDPKRSIQDYYALGTEREDGGYLTALVENCRQMIALLPSYELVQEQVTQQVNNYVHLQVYKHVERSQREALLLKWWQRYQPIYPQLYWQEFAAATGSTLGMFALFAKATNPSLATEGVEELCNAYFPAITGLHILLDYLIDQEEDRKGGDLNFVHYYANPREIIERLRLFVQEAKKKAKQLHPFHRLIVDGLLAIYLSDRKVAGQEDVALVARQLLSEAGWRTRYFAWQGKLIRQLTHS, encoded by the coding sequence TTGGGACCGTTTAGATTAATTCGAATCATCCAGAAATCAGTTCTTCCTCATACCGAAGAGGAGCTTGATGGCTGGCTAGAGCGAGCAAAGATGATACCTTCAATGGAACTACGAAAGCAAGCCATCGCTAGTATTCAGACCAAACATTTTCACTGTCAGGGAGGGACGGTCTATGCTGCGTTAGTAGCTAAGGAGTGGCGCCCCTCTTTGATCCGCCTTATCGTTGCGTTGCAGACCATTAGTGATTATCTCGATAATCTCTGTGATCGTAGCACCTCCATGGACGGTGCCCATTTTCATCAGCTTCATCAGGCGATGCTAGATGCTGTAGATCCTAAGCGATCAATACAGGATTATTATGCGCTGGGAACGGAACGAGAAGATGGCGGGTATCTAACCGCTTTGGTAGAGAACTGTCGCCAAATGATCGCATTGCTACCGAGCTATGAGTTGGTTCAGGAGCAGGTGACGCAGCAGGTGAATAACTATGTTCATCTACAAGTGTATAAGCATGTAGAGCGGAGCCAGCGGGAAGCGCTATTGTTGAAGTGGTGGCAGCGGTATCAGCCGATTTATCCTCAACTCTATTGGCAGGAGTTTGCTGCAGCCACCGGCTCCACATTAGGGATGTTCGCGCTGTTTGCAAAAGCCACCAACCCCTCTTTGGCAACTGAAGGGGTAGAGGAACTCTGCAACGCCTATTTTCCAGCCATCACAGGCTTACATATTTTATTAGATTACCTCATTGATCAGGAGGAGGATCGCAAGGGTGGCGATCTCAATTTTGTCCATTATTATGCCAACCCTCGTGAGATCATCGAGCGTCTTCGGCTCTTTGTTCAGGAGGCGAAGAAGAAAGCGAAGCAGCTCCATCCTTTTCATCGCCTCATTGTTGATGGCTTGCTAGCCATCTATCTCTCTGATCGGAAGGTAGCTGGTCAGGAGGATGTGGCACTAGTTGCACGTCAACTCCTGAGTGAAGCAGGCTGGCGAACCCGATATTTTGCATGGCAGGGGAAGCTGATTCGCCAGTTAACCCATTCATAA
- the argJ gene encoding bifunctional glutamate N-acetyltransferase/amino-acid acetyltransferase ArgJ: protein MDEVIKVEDGSIITPQGFSAAGLHTGVKRKRNDLGILLSTVPAEAAAVYTMNRVKAAPIGVTKASLQQEGRLQAVIVNSGNANACTGKQGITDAYTMRAVTAQQFSLQEHHVAVASTGVIGQAMPMEKIVPGIAQLHPEVDDLAAEAFAQAILTTDTREKSSCYQTTIDGKLVTLAGIAKGSGMIAPNMATMLAFITTDAVIQHDVLQQELRVVTDVTFNRITVDGDTSTNDMVIVMANGLAGNEPLTPDHTEWWKFEELLLKVCEDLARMIARDGEGATKLIEVEVFGAEGDEEAGKVAKAVVGSDLVKTAIYGEDPNWGRIMMAIGKSGVPIDPDLVDIAIGPFQMINRSQPLAFSDEGIRHYLANEEIQISIHLNQGEGYGKAWGCDLTYAYVRINASYTT, encoded by the coding sequence ATGGATGAGGTGATCAAAGTAGAGGACGGCTCCATCATTACACCTCAGGGTTTTTCAGCAGCAGGGCTTCATACGGGGGTGAAGCGAAAACGAAACGATCTAGGGATTCTTCTTAGTACGGTACCCGCTGAGGCGGCAGCGGTCTATACCATGAATCGGGTGAAGGCAGCTCCCATTGGCGTAACCAAGGCTAGTCTTCAGCAGGAAGGCCGGCTACAAGCGGTGATTGTCAATAGTGGGAATGCCAATGCCTGCACAGGGAAGCAAGGGATTACCGATGCTTATACCATGCGGGCTGTGACCGCCCAGCAATTTTCCCTGCAGGAACATCATGTGGCTGTTGCCTCCACAGGGGTGATCGGTCAGGCCATGCCCATGGAGAAGATCGTACCGGGAATTGCCCAATTACATCCGGAAGTGGATGATCTCGCTGCAGAGGCGTTTGCCCAGGCCATTCTTACCACCGATACAAGGGAGAAGTCATCATGCTACCAGACAACCATTGATGGAAAGCTCGTAACCTTAGCGGGCATCGCCAAGGGCTCCGGGATGATTGCACCTAATATGGCGACCATGCTCGCCTTTATTACCACCGATGCGGTCATACAGCATGATGTACTGCAGCAGGAGCTCCGAGTGGTGACGGATGTAACCTTTAACCGGATCACGGTGGATGGAGATACATCAACCAATGACATGGTCATCGTCATGGCCAATGGCCTTGCAGGTAACGAGCCGTTAACGCCAGACCATACGGAGTGGTGGAAGTTTGAGGAGCTTCTCCTCAAGGTATGCGAGGATTTAGCTCGCATGATCGCCCGCGATGGTGAAGGGGCAACGAAACTGATTGAGGTAGAGGTCTTCGGTGCTGAGGGGGATGAGGAGGCAGGGAAGGTGGCGAAGGCAGTGGTGGGCTCCGATCTTGTGAAAACCGCCATCTATGGGGAAGACCCTAACTGGGGGCGGATCATGATGGCTATTGGAAAGAGTGGTGTTCCCATCGATCCTGATCTCGTGGATATCGCCATTGGACCGTTTCAGATGATAAATCGTAGTCAACCACTCGCTTTTTCAGACGAGGGGATTCGTCATTATTTAGCCAATGAGGAGATTCAGATCTCCATCCACTTGAATCAAGGAGAGGGCTATGGAAAGGCCTGGGGCTGCGATCTCACCTATGCCTATGTACGCATCAACGCCAGTTATACAACGTGA